From Bacteroidales bacterium, the proteins below share one genomic window:
- the uvrB gene encoding excinuclease ABC subunit UvrB, whose product MPFKLVSDYKPTGDQPEAIEQLVKGLESGVSFQTLMGVTGSGKTFTMANVIERMQRPALILSHNKTLAAQLYGEFRQFFPENAVEYFVSYYDYYQPEAYLPVTDTYIEKDLSINEEIEKLRLRATSALLSGRRDVIVVASVSCIYGIGNPDDFYSNTIRIHRGEKISRNVFLRRLVDSLYSRNDVEFKRGTFRVRGDTVDVFLAYSDFAYRFSFWGDEIESIVTIDPETGKSGEKHDEVVIFPANIFVTASWRIQDAIRQIQDDLVKQVEFFKNNGRQLEAKRLEERVNYDLEMIRELGYCPGIENYSRYFDGRPPGRRPFCLLDYFPDDFITFIDESHVTVPQIRGMFGGDRSRKQTLVEYGFRLPAALDNRPLRLEEFEELIGQTIFVSATPAEYELQKSEGVVVEQLIRPTGLLDPVIEVRPSLNQIDDLMEEIRRRVEVGERVLVTTLTKRMAEELTAYLLKFRIKTRYIHSDIDTLDRVQIMEGLRNGSFDVLVGVNLLREGLDLPEVSLVAILDADKEGFLRSERSLTQTAGRAARHLHGTVIMYADTVTESMRKTIEETNRRREKQLRYNAEHGITPRQIEKALVSIMGNREEFSSRHKVYVEPENTDIAADPVVQYMDRKALEKAIEKTRKAMENAARELDFIEAARLRDEMYALQKLLESKN is encoded by the coding sequence ATGCCATTTAAATTAGTTTCCGATTATAAGCCAACAGGTGACCAGCCGGAAGCAATCGAACAACTGGTCAAAGGCCTGGAATCCGGCGTTTCCTTTCAGACCCTTATGGGAGTCACGGGTTCAGGAAAGACCTTTACTATGGCCAATGTTATTGAGCGGATGCAGCGTCCGGCTCTGATTCTGAGCCATAACAAGACACTTGCCGCCCAGTTATACGGGGAATTCCGTCAGTTTTTCCCTGAAAACGCAGTGGAGTATTTCGTTTCCTACTATGACTATTATCAACCCGAAGCCTATCTTCCGGTTACAGACACCTACATTGAAAAGGACCTCTCGATTAATGAAGAGATTGAAAAATTGCGCCTCAGAGCCACTTCGGCCCTGCTCTCGGGAAGGAGGGATGTGATTGTGGTTGCATCGGTTTCGTGTATTTATGGTATTGGCAATCCGGACGATTTTTACAGTAATACCATCCGCATTCATCGGGGAGAAAAAATCAGCAGGAACGTTTTTCTGCGCAGGCTGGTTGACAGTTTGTATTCACGGAATGATGTGGAATTCAAGCGGGGAACCTTCCGGGTGCGGGGTGATACGGTAGATGTATTTCTTGCCTACAGCGATTTCGCTTATCGTTTTTCCTTCTGGGGGGATGAAATTGAGAGCATTGTCACCATTGACCCGGAAACCGGAAAATCGGGAGAAAAACATGATGAAGTTGTGATTTTTCCGGCCAACATTTTCGTAACTGCTTCCTGGCGCATTCAGGACGCCATACGGCAAATTCAGGACGATCTGGTAAAGCAGGTGGAATTTTTCAAAAACAATGGACGTCAGCTGGAAGCCAAAAGGCTGGAAGAGAGGGTAAACTATGATCTGGAGATGATCCGCGAACTGGGTTATTGTCCGGGTATTGAAAATTACTCACGGTATTTTGACGGGCGCCCTCCCGGAAGGCGGCCATTCTGCCTTCTGGATTATTTTCCGGACGATTTCATTACCTTTATTGATGAGAGTCACGTTACAGTGCCGCAGATCCGTGGCATGTTCGGCGGAGACCGGTCGCGGAAGCAAACCCTGGTGGAGTATGGGTTCAGGCTGCCGGCTGCCCTCGACAACCGCCCTCTGCGGCTGGAGGAATTTGAAGAGCTTATTGGCCAGACCATCTTCGTAAGTGCCACCCCCGCCGAATACGAACTTCAGAAGTCAGAAGGAGTTGTGGTTGAGCAGTTGATACGGCCCACCGGCCTTCTGGACCCCGTTATTGAAGTAAGGCCCAGCCTCAATCAGATTGACGACCTGATGGAAGAAATCCGCCGGCGTGTGGAGGTCGGGGAACGTGTACTCGTCACAACCCTTACCAAACGAATGGCTGAGGAGCTTACTGCCTATCTTTTGAAATTCAGGATTAAAACGCGTTATATCCATTCCGATATCGACACACTGGACCGTGTGCAGATTATGGAAGGACTTCGGAACGGAAGCTTTGACGTGCTGGTGGGAGTGAATCTTCTGCGGGAAGGGCTCGACCTGCCGGAAGTTTCGCTTGTAGCCATTCTCGATGCCGACAAGGAAGGGTTTCTGCGTTCGGAACGCAGTTTGACCCAGACAGCAGGACGGGCGGCACGTCATCTGCACGGAACCGTTATCATGTATGCCGATACCGTTACCGAGTCGATGCGAAAAACCATAGAAGAAACCAACCGGCGAAGGGAAAAGCAGTTGCGGTACAATGCAGAACATGGAATTACGCCGCGGCAGATTGAAAAAGCGCTTGTTTCCATCATGGGCAACAGGGAGGAATTTTCCTCGCGCCATAAGGTATATGTAGAACCTGAAAACACGGATATTGCGGCCGATCCTGTCGTTCAGTACATGGACCGCAAAGCCCTGGAAAAGGCCATTGAAAAAACCCGCAAAGCTATGGAAAATGCGGCCAGGGAACTTGATTTTATTGAAGCGGCCCGGCTGCGGGACGAAATGTATGCCCTTCAGAAGCTTCTCGAATCGAAAAACTGA
- a CDS encoding sigma-70 family RNA polymerase sigma factor, which yields MRQLKITKSITNRESASLDKYLQEIGREELITVEEEVELAQRIRKGDREALEKLTRANLRFVVSVAKQYQNQGLSLPDLINEGNLGLIKAAEKFDETRGFKFISYAVWWIRQSILQALAEQSRIVRLPLNQVGSLNKLNKAFAKFEQEYERTPTPEELAEMLELPKEKIADTLRVSGRHVSVDAPFADGEDNSLLDVLVNTDSPVADRQLIKESLCTEIERALSTLTERERDIIRYFFGLGCPEMTLEEIADRFGLTRERVRQIKEKAIRRLRHTSRSKILKSYLG from the coding sequence AAGAACTTATTACCGTCGAAGAGGAAGTTGAACTGGCGCAGCGAATCAGAAAAGGCGACAGAGAAGCCCTTGAAAAACTTACGCGTGCCAATCTGCGTTTTGTGGTTTCTGTTGCCAAGCAGTATCAGAATCAGGGTCTGAGTCTTCCCGATCTGATCAATGAAGGGAACCTCGGACTGATCAAAGCCGCCGAGAAATTTGATGAAACGCGCGGATTCAAGTTCATCTCCTATGCGGTATGGTGGATCAGGCAGTCCATCCTTCAGGCTCTGGCCGAGCAGTCGCGTATTGTACGTCTGCCCCTGAACCAGGTTGGCAGCCTGAACAAACTGAACAAGGCCTTTGCAAAATTTGAACAGGAATACGAACGTACTCCCACACCGGAGGAACTGGCAGAAATGCTTGAACTGCCGAAGGAAAAGATTGCCGACACGCTAAGGGTGTCAGGACGTCATGTTTCGGTAGATGCTCCTTTTGCCGACGGAGAAGATAACAGTCTGCTCGATGTCCTGGTAAACACTGATTCTCCGGTTGCCGACAGGCAGTTGATTAAGGAATCGCTGTGTACGGAGATCGAACGGGCTTTATCTACCCTGACCGAACGGGAAAGAGACATCATACGGTATTTCTTCGGGCTGGGCTGTCCTGAAATGACCCTCGAAGAGATAGCCGACCGGTTTGGCCTGACCCGCGAACGGGTGCGGCAGATAAAGGAAAAAGCCATCCGCCGCCTGAGGCATACTTCGCGCAGTAAAATACTAAAGTCCTATCTTGGATAG